AATCTAAACTCGAAATGGGCTTAGCTGTGAAGCGGTCGAAACTTGGAGTGGCTGTGAAGAAGAAATCTACAACAGGCGGGAAGAGTCTGTACAAACAGCGAAAGAGAACAATGAATCTTAGAACCATCATCATAGCAGCAAAGGCCGCCATGCGACCGGGTTATAAAGCCGTCGAGTCGGCGTTGGCGGGTGCTCGTGCGACAATGGAGGCGGTTGCGTTAGGCAAGTGATTATACCTGAGCTCCTACCGCAGTGGCATGGGTTTGTATTTACGACCGGCAAAAAACTAGCAAAGCTACCACTCCTAGCTATCACCAACATTGATTTACGCAACTATgctaaaattatgaaaatttcacattttcgtgGCGTTTACATGCGGAATGATCTACCGAAATCGGGAACAAAAATGCGAGAACCCGTAATTATTAATCTTGACGATAAAAACGGTTCAGGGATACATTAGgttgcgtacaagaaaaatggtgaccatgtcgtgtatttcgatagtttcggtgatttgaaaCCTCCTAAGGACTTGATGAAGTATCTCGGTGTTGATAGCGTTAAATACAATCATAAGAGGTATCAGAAATATGATACTGTGATTTGTGGCCATTTGTGcctcaaatttctcagcgaaCAGATATGAAACGACAAGTATCACATGAGCAAGTATTAGTCATGAcggaatcgttgacgttaacaCTGTCGGGCACATCCTCCGTGCTGGAAGCTCAATATTTTCCCCCCATTCGAGTTATCACCGGAGAAAAACTATATTCCTGGACTCGTCGAATTCCTGagattcaattcaatacccaatattcatacggagtgtaataaattttatctgaAACGGGCGGACAACAGCAGAGAGAGCATCACGATACCCACGGGAAGCTATGAAATtgaagatattgaaaattttctgtgtAAGGAGCCACCGTCCGACAGCACCCTCAGTCTTAGAGCTAACGATAACGAGCTGAACAGTGAAGTCACGTGCAGTCATGTAGTAGACTTCAAACCCAAAGATTCCATCGGCCGATTATTGGGATTCAAAGCGGTTGAGCTAGCACGAGATGTtactcataaatctgaatCACCAGTGGCTATACTGAAGGTTAATACTTCACGCGTTGAGTGTAACATAACCACAGGGGCGTACATAAACGAGCGTCGAGCTCACAtgattcacgaatttttcccaaccatTCCATCAGGATATAAGATTGTCGAAGTGCCTGCCAACGTCATAAACCTACCAATCACCGTACAGTCGATACATCATTCTCAGCTGAGAATAGTTGATTGAGACGACGAGCTGCTTAATTTTCGCGGCGAAACGATTACCGTACGTTTACACGTGAAATCAGTCAAATAATGGGAATCGTGTTTGAGACGAGAAAGTTGGGCAAAAGTTATAGAAGTCAGACGTCATGGTCAAAAATCATCAGTCACGTTCGGTTTCTCCGGAGCCTGGGTCTTCGATTgcgtggaaattttggaaaatgagAATTCGTGATCGCTGCATCCTGTGTGTGTTaccatggaagaaataatgagaattcaaaaacatgtggtattcgacgaatcgattGCGCACTCTGAGATTCATGCTCATCAGCCGTTTGCATCATCCACCTTCCAGAACAACAATGAAATCCATATTTTTGTTTACCATCAAGACTTGTGTCTACTGCCCAGTAAAAGCTTTCTCCACATACACTGAAAAATTACAAGGGAGGATGGTGTAATTGCGGTGACGActacgaaattgatcaatatgaCTGTTTGCCATTTGCTTAAGGAAGTTCGCTACGAGTTGAACGGTGTGGagattgatcggaataaaaatgtccGTATCACCAGCTTTATGAAGGGGCACTTATACCTAAGTCCGAGTCAGCAATATAGCCTGCAGAAGACCGGTTGATTGAGTGGTGATACCGAACTAACTGATGCTTCCGGAATTTCGACGGTGTTCTACCGTTAAATTATATGCTGGGCTTCGCCGAAGATTATTGTGGAGTCATCGTCAATGGCAAACACGAGTTGATTCTCACACGTTCCAACACCGATTTGAGTTCGGTGATTCAGACTCCGCCCACggaaaacttcaaaattaCCCTTAACAAAATCGAGCGGTTGCTACCCTACATCAAACTGGCCGATAAACCAAAAATCCAGCTACTCAACTACATTGCCAAGGATCTGgccatatccatgagttttcgttCTTGGGAAACGTACATGTATCCGATGCTCTCGTCAACGACGCGACATGTGCGGGCGGTCAAGACATCGACGCAGTTGGCGAAGCCGAGATATGTCGTTCTGGGATTCCAAACTGCAAGAAGAACCGATCCCCAGAAACATGCCAGTGAATTTCATCATTGTCGAATTAGAGATGTGAAACTCTTACTCAACTCGTAGTGTTATCCCTACGGAAATTTGAATCTCGATATATCCAATAATCAGTACGCCATTCTCTACAACATGTATGTTCAATTTCAAACGGTCAACTACAAAAAATAGACCGGGAGATAGTGACAGATTTTGGCAAACCATTCGTTACAGTATGGCGACCCTTCAGGGGTCGAATTACGTAAtgaaggaaacgaaaaaatacgGTCATAGCGCTGGTCGTCGGGGCGTTATCACAGGACGACTAATTGAACTTGTTGGATTAATCAAGGGTTCCAAACAATTTGTTACACATGAATTATTGCTTTTTCCGGTAGTccgtaaaaaataaacaaggcGCTAGCACAATGCCATACTTATCCGGTGCGGCTTATAGCCCACCGTACCAATGAAAACACATTATTcatgtatttaatttttaaaccatttgtggcagttttttttttcaaccaatcaTTTTCGAATAGTCAGTCACGAAAATCACTATGCCATACCGCTTCTACGGTTCCAGATAGTCGCCATACTGCCGCAAAGAAGCAGATTTATTTGTTAATGTAAAACGGTTTGTTACACcctaaaatttgttttatcaGTTATTTGTAAGATTAGAAGTATAGATCTGATCATGCCATACCCGTAGGGTGGTTCAAATACgtgtaatattattacaaaattgtaacaatTTATGCGAAGTTCAAACAATTTGTTGCAGTATGgcacaaatttttaatcagaGTTCAAGGTGTAAGCAAcgtgaatattaaatttcaaagacGTATGTAGAGGCAATCTTGTTTTATAGGCCGGTCAAAAAGTCTAAAATATTGCAGTTGTGCACTAGAGCTGCAAACTTGATGGTAGGGTAATTCGATGACGCTAAATcgaatggtgaaaatttttttgcactcCGACCCCGGGAACATTGCAAAAACTGCACCGAAAAACATAACATAATTGTCAacattttctgagaatttacgattttttagcTGATAATTAGAGTagcagtaaaaaaaagttaaaaatcacgaaaaatcaatgcttttcttatgggaaaaaGTAATGCTTTCTAGCGGTGGGTAAATACGggaggaaaaatttaaaaaaattctgacatttttttttttgaattattacgaACCAATTTCAGGGGTAAGACcattaaaattcgatattgCCCTTTTTAAGGACAGGtctttattatatataatacatatccGCATGCTCCCTCGTTCTTCGCGCCGCGGCGCCGAggagaataaatgaaaaaaaaaaaaaaaattagaacaatATAATTTGCTAACtacgcgaaaaaaaaaaatttttataagtactccaaaaaaaaaataaatttaaaaaatatttttatgattacccgaaaaaaaaaatgttgaagaaaaatattttcttgctTACCccaaaaagtataaattaGGAGAACATATTACAGGTTGTATTACAGGTACTGCAacagtttttattctttaaaaaaaagcaaagtattttgaattttttggtccgccatattggatccgctatcttgaattttggaaattaaatatttaattcgtaatcagtgacctcAAAACCCCCGTATACGGAGTTCAAAAACTAAagcgatattttttgtttgtcgaGCAATATGGACAATATAATCAAAAATCTGCTTAACTAGGAACttcttttttcctaatttttcattaatcccAAAAATTTTAGTTCCACCGGCCTCTGTTAGCCGTACTGTAATGAGGACTTATACGTTTTGTACAAGTTGTAGGTAAAAGGCGTTGCTGTAAATCACTTTTCCGGATATGGCACCACATTTATACTCCACCACAAGTATGGCATTATTTTTCCGAAGCATATTTTGTTATTCACTTTCGGAAAATTTAAATGCCATACTGTAACAaattgtttcaacatttttatttttgaataataaattttcttgggaacttggacagaattgatcagattcaatttatcaaaatttgcaacgtttcgttggttttatttattttccaacttcatcaggcaagctgtaacagatgtacataaactttaaaattaagttGCATAAAACAATAGACATGACACATGTaagttacaaattcagaaataataaactaaacaaaattacaaaatatttacttttgaggttaaatcatcgttaaaatcctctggtccataacatcaagtcaaaaatatgtttaaataagactagacagatatatacattttttttttaataaaattataaattcattgtgccaataaatcaatttaaataaaataaaatggacaaatatAATGATGGACAAATACACATGTCAAACGTAGTGACTCTTAAATCACAGACTGTACTACTCTCACACGGTGTGATAGTACGTGTGGAGGTCGCATTATCTGTATTGTCAACATGACTCTGTTGTCCATGACTAGTACTGTTCGTATTGTGCGCGAAAGTTCAACCtctaagtaaaataaaaataattactatgACTTCACTAAATCTTTAACATCATTTATCAGGTCACTGTAAATTGTACTGAGATTTTGCGTGTCGGATCTAAAATTGACACAATTCATCGccttaataaaaatcatttcacttaGGTTTCTCttcatgtaatttttctccagaTCTAAAATCTCCACATCCTCGAACTGAAAGTTATGACCATCTTCAACAAAGTGATGTTCCGCTAATGCTGTTTTGTTGTCTTTTATGGACTTCTCAGGTCTGCAGTCAAGTTTGTGTTGTCTCACTCtggcttttaatttttgcctGGTCTGTCCAACGTACCATTTCCCACACGAGCACGGAATCCTGTATACCATGCCAGATCTATCTTCTTTCTCCACTTTGTCTTTCAGTCGGGAAAatagatttatatttacacCGTCTGTTTAGATGATCACCCGTTTGGAGGAGAAGTCAGTCACGTATTGTTAAGTACTAGAACCAAGCTACTAAATCTAGAAATCAAGATTACTTTGTGGAAGATTGATAATTTACTACGTACGATAGATAACCTCAAAAGAAACGTGGAGTCCCGTTTTCCATTAGTTTTATGGATGCAAACTTTGAACAAGCTCCATAATTACTACGAGAGCcattttaagaaaataaaaaaacaaaacatcaaAAAGTTTGGGAAGCTACAAGACAAGATGACTGACAATGTAGAACAAAAAGTTGGAAacagaatttataatttcactgATACAGTTTTACCATCAGAAGTCCAGAAGATCTTAGAGTTAGATTTTAACTATGGACTACCAACAACAAATATCAACCAACCGGTCGTTACAATTATTAAGGATCTGGAGGGATGTATCGACAAAGTGAAAGATGATGAGTTATCCAACGAGGGTTTGACGGAAGTGAGAAATAATCTGAGAGCaagaggtgtaaatattgtgACAAATCACATTAAATATCAGCGTAGAAGCAACAGCAATGACAAGAAAAACTTCAACCtagttaaaaatatcaaagtcacaagaaatttctttaaacaACATGAAGATCTCTTAGTAATGCGCTCAGATAAAGGTAATTCAACAGTGGTCATGTACAGAGAAGAATACCTCACAGAAATGAATAAGTTGGTTGGCGACCGTAAAACCTATGAAAAGATCAAAAGAGATCCTACGTCAAAGCTACAAAACATAAGCAACCGCTTAATAAAGAAACTTGTGGATATTGGTATCCTTGACAACATCCAAGGTAAGCTAATGCGAACTTACAGTGCATTGGCACCAAGAATCTATGGCTTAAGGAAAACCCACAAACCTGGGTGTAAACTTAGACCAGTGGTCAGTAGCATAGGATCACCAGGTTATGAGATCGCCAATTTTGTTCATAAGAGCCTGCTACCGTTCGTAATGAGTCTGAAATATAATGTGACagattcatttcattttttagacCAAATCAAACTGAAAAAGGTAAATGAAGACCATATTTTAATATCACTGGACGTAGTATCTCTTTTTACCAATGTTCATAACAGTTTAATAAGGAAAATCATCATTGAGCGGTGGGATGAAATCCAGAAATTTGTACAATTGGACCAGACTACTCTACTAGAgcttattgatttttgttacGACTCGGGATATTTCGTGTTTGATGGCAATTTTTACCTTCAGAAGGAAGGATGTGCTATGGGGAGTCCAGCAAGTCCTTCAATTGCCATCATTGCAGTAGATTATGTTGTTTCAATGGCGTTGACTCACCTTGACTTTGAAATTCCGATCATTAAGTCGTATGTTCATGATCTCTTCGCAGTGGTTCCAAAGGATAAAGTAGACAGCATCTTAGATGTGTTTAATAGTGTTGACAAGGACATCCAGTTTACCTTGGAAGTTGAGAATAACGGGAAGTTGCCTTTTTTGGACATACTAATAGAAAGATCAGAAGATGGTGATCTTATAACTTCTTGGTTCAAGAAACCGTACAGCTCaggaagaattttgaattttaattccaatCATCCATTGAGCCAGAAATTGGGGGTTGCAAAAGGGTTTTTGAACAGAGCCATGCGCTTGAGTCATGTGAACAAGACCAAGGAAAGTATTCGCATGGTTCGAAGATTACTGTCATCTAACAATTATCCAAACAAGGTCATCAGCAAGTGTGAGAAAATTGTATCCGAGAGGATTAGAAACAACATCAGGAGCAACAATGTCAACAGGAATTGATCGTTCAGCAGATTTCCCTACATAAAAGGCTTGTCACCAAGACTGGGATCTTTATTCAGGCACGCCAACTGCAAGTTGGTATTCTATAACGTATTCAAGGTTAAGGATCTATTTTCCCGACTAAAAGACAAAGTGGAGAAAGAAGATAGATCTGGCCTGGTATACAGGATTCCGTGCTCGTGTGGGAAATGGTACGTTGGACAGACCaggcaaaaattaaaagccaGAGTGAGACAACACAAACTTGACTGCAGACCTGAGAAGTCCATAAAAGACAACAAAACAGCATTAGCGGAACATCACTTTGTTGAAGATGGTCATAACTTTCAGTTCGAGGATGTGGAGATTTTAGAtctggagaaaaattacatgaaGAGAAACCtaagtgaaatgatttttattaaggCGATGAATTGTGTCAATTTTAGATCCGACACGCAAAATCTCAGTACAATTTACAGTGACCTGATAAATGATGTTAAAGATTTAGTGAAGTcatagtaattatttttattttacttagaGGTTGAACTTTCGCGCACAATACGAACAGTACTAGTCATGGACAACAGAGTCATGTTGACAATACAGATAATGCGACCTCCACACGTACTATCACACCGTGTGAGAGTAGTACAGTCTGTGATTTAAGAGTCACTACGTTTGACATGTGTATTTGTCCATCATTatatttgtccattttattttatttaaattgatttattggcacaatgaatttataattttattaaaaaaaaaatgtatatatctgtctagtcttatttaaacatatttttgacttgatgttatggaccagaggattttaacgatgatttaacctcaaaagtaaatattttgtaattttgtttagtttattatttctgaatttgtaacttACATGTGTCATGTCTATTGTTTTATGCaacttaattttaaagtttatgtacatctgttacagcttgcctgatgaagttggaaaataaataaaaccaacgaaacgttgcaaattttgataaattgaatctgatcaattctgtccaagttcccaagaaaatttattattcattacacttaacatggatgagaaccaagatttggatttttatttttgttacgtCACAGCGCGAGTGCAACAGTCTTCAGCCCCAAGGTCACAGTatgagattatttttttttttggtgcaATCGTATTGAAACAAAGTGAATACAACAATGCCATActgtaatgaataatttcacgtCCTTTAGAGTCGTATCataaaaacgttaaaaaaaaagtttttcaagcaTGGCACCCCTTTTGTATCTCAGCACAAGTATGGCAAATATATTAACAGTCCCACTATACCAAGATTTTTCCACAATTCAAGTGCCATACTGTAACAAATCGTTTTGCATGAACAAATAAATCTACTTCTTTGCGGCAGTATGGCGACTATTTGGAACCGTAGAAGCGGTATGGCATGGTGATTTTCGTGAATGActattcgaaaataattggttaaaaaaacaaatagcCTGCAACAAAtggtttaaaaatgaaatacattaATAATGTGTTTTCATTGGTACGGTGGGCTATAAGCCGCACCGTATAAGTATGGCATTGTGCTAGCgccttgtttattttttttgaactaacgaaaaatgcaataatttttatgtaacAAATCGTTTAGAACCTTTAATTAATCCGACAAGTTCGATTAATCGTCCTGTGATAACGCCCCGACGACTAGCGCTATGACcgtattttttcgtttccttcaTTACGTAATTCGACCCCTGAAGGGTCGCCATACTGTAACAAATGGTTTACCAAAATCTGTCACTATCTCCCGGTTCAAAAGAGGCTGAACTATTGTTATCGAAatgtgaatttataaaccaagctcccctCGTCGTTATCGATTGCTGGAAACACAATGAATCGTTCAAAACAGGACCGGTGGatattcgattggaatttgacgcAAGCGTGGAATTTCCCGCAAACACCGCAGCCTAttgcatgatcttgcatgatcgTATTGTCGAGTGCAGCCCGATTAATGGCACGGTTACGAAATTAGTATGAGTCAATTTTGAGATAGGATgtttaattatcattattattgtgtgaataatgaaaatatgtgtaaGATTATTTGCACAGTTTGAAATACaatgatttatttacattattatgtatatgCCGAAAACAGAATGtaattgttgataaataaaaaatatctattcGAAGCATCCAAccattatttttgaaacgttcacccaaccacatgataaataaaaaagttaccATTCTGCGGCGAGCATTGGACACATCACGCAGCGTCCATCGGCGGaatatcgattgatcgatgaTACGGTGGGGGGCGCCACATGCGACAAACCTGCGGCAACACCCCGTAACACCAACTGTCGATACGATCGAAGACAAAAATTTCGTCGGTAAAATGTTTGCCATccaacaatgaaaaaatttgaaatatctgCTCATtcaacggtgaaaaaatcgaaatggctgctcatccgacTGAGCAataatcaaaatggctgctcatctgactaagtaaaaatcaaaatggctgcttaTCTGACtaagcaaataattcattgtcaaactgTTTGTTGGTATGATCGGGCGAAAATATTGATGGCGCCATCTATGTGAACAGCCGGTAACAATATCGCGGGTAAAGTTTACCATCGCGGTGGTAACATACCGACCGCCGGTAAGGTAGGAATCAGAATACGCTGCCGGTATGCCGCCATTGTGTCCCAGAACCGGCCTCCCTACCCTACTAAGAGGTCCTCAACtcagataaaatatttaaaattaggACTCAAAATCAACTTAAATACTTAGATTGAGAATTCTACTTCTgtttaattttctgttttatcttcacctaattttttacatttcttctTGCTCTGTCTGTTTCCGAATTGCTATTTAGATTAGCCACCCAGAGTTTCGAGTTGTTTTTTGATT
This region of Neodiprion fabricii isolate iyNeoFabr1 chromosome 7, iyNeoFabr1.1, whole genome shotgun sequence genomic DNA includes:
- the LOC124186655 gene encoding uncharacterized protein LOC124186655, producing MTDNVEQKVGNRIYNFTDTVLPSEVQKILELDFNYGLPTTNINQPVVTIIKDLEGCIDKVKDDELSNEGLTEVRNNLRARGVNIVTNHIKYQRRSNSNDKKNFNLVKNIKVTRNFFKQHEDLLVMRSDKGNSTVVMYREEYLTEMNKLVGDRKTYEKIKRDPTSKLQNISNRLIKKLVDIGILDNIQGKLMRTYSALAPRIYGLRKTHKPGCKLRPVVSSIGSPGYEIANFVHKSLLPFVMSLKYNVTDSFHFLDQIKLKKVNEDHILISLDVVSLFTNVHNSLIRKIIIERWDEIQKFVQLDQTTLLELIDFCYDSGYFVFDGNFYLQKEGCAMGSPASPSIAIIAVDYVVSMALTHLDFEIPIIKSYVHDLFAVVPKDKVDSILDVFNSVDKDIQFTLEVENNGKLPFLDILIERSEDGDLITSWFKKPYSSGRILNFNSNHPLSQKLGVAKGFLNRAMRLSHVNKTKESIRMVRRLLSSNNYPNKVISKCLSPRLGSLFRHANCKLVFYNVFKVKDLFSRLKDKVEKEDRSGLVYRIPCSCGKWYVGQTRQKLKARVRQHKLDCRPEKSIKDNKTALAEHHFVEDGHNFQFEDVEILDLEKNYMKRNLSEMIFIKAMNCVNFRSDTQNLSTIYSDLINDVKDLVKS